In Anaerolineales bacterium, the sequence TGCCGCCTTTGGGGTTCGGCATCAGGCCGCGCGGGCCGAGTACACGGCCAATGCGGCCTACGGCACCCATCATGTCCGGGGTGGCGATCGCCACGTCAAAGTCCAGCCAGCCATCGCCGATCTTCTTCAGCGTGGCATCGTCATCGGCCACGCCGTCAGCGCCGGCCTCGCGGGCAGCGCGGGCAGCGTCACCCTGGGCGAACACCAAGACACGCACGTCTTTGCCCAAGCCGTGCGGCAGAACCACCACATCGCGCACTTGCTGGTCAGCATGGCGCGGGTCCACACCCAGGCGGATGTGCACTTCCACGCTGGCGTCGAACTTGGTGTAGGAGGTTTCCCTCACCAAGGAAAGCGCTTCCTGCGGGGAATACTGGCGGCCGTGTTCGACCTTGGATGCTGCTTCTTTGTACTTCTTGCCTCGTTTAGCCATTCTTGCTCCTTTGTGGTCTGCCGACGAAACCCGTCAACTTGGCGAGCCGCTCAATGGCAGTCAAAACCTTTGGCTTTGACTCGCGGTGCGAAGCACCGCAGCTCTCCCACGTATTTATGTGTAGTTAGTCGCGTACGGTGATGCCCATGTTGCGGGCGGTGCCTTCGATCTGCTTCATCGCGGCTTCAATATCGTTGGCGTTCAAGTCCACCATCTTGACTTCGGCGATCTCACGCACTTGGGCGCGCGTCACCTCGCCAACCTTCTGGCGGTTGGGCTCACCAGAACCCTTGGCCGCGCCAGCGGCTTTGGCCAACAGCACCGAAGCGGGCGGGGTCTTGAGGATGAAGGTGAACGAGCCATCGGTGTAGATGGTGACCTGAGCGGGGATCACATCGCCCATACGGTTGGCCGTACGCGCGTTGTATTCCTTACAAAAACCCATCAGGTTGATGCCGTGGCCGGCCAGAGCCGGACCAATCGGCGGTGCGGGGCTGGCTTTGCCGGCCTCAATGCGCACGGTAACTACTGCTTTTAACTTCTTTGCCATTTTCTCTCCTTGGCGGTATTAGCGGCGCGCAGCCCTGAGCTGTGCAAGCCTCCCGCCTGATTGCTACGCTTTCTCGACCTGCAAAAAGTCCAGTTCAACCGGCGTTTCACGACCGAAGAAATTCACCATTACGCGCACCTTGGCGCGCTCCATGTCGATCTCCGAGACTGTGCCGCGGAAATCGTTGAAAGGGCCATCCACAATGCGTACACGTTCGCCCTGGCGGAAAGTGACCTTGATGCGCGGCGCTTCAGCTTCCATGCGCTTGACGATCTGAGCCACTTCTTCCGGACGCAGGGGCAGGGGCGTGTTGCCCTGGCCCACAAAGCTGGTCACGCCGGGGGTGTTGCGCACCACGTACCAAGACTCTTCGGTCATGACCATATTCACCAGGATGTACCCAGGGAACACGCGGCGCTCTACCGTGCGGCGCTTGCCTTCTTTGACTTCGATTTCCTCTTCGGTGGGCACCACCACATCAAAGATCATGTCTTTCATGCCCATCGACTCAATGCGCTGTTCCAGGTTGTGGCGCACTTTATTCTCGTAACCCGAGTAGCAGTGCACCACATACCAAGCGCGGTCATCGCCTTCGGCGTCAGCCGCGGGCGCCGTGGCTGCAGGCGCGTCTTCGTCTTCGGCAGCCGGCTCCTGAGCGGAAACCTCGCCAATAGCAATCGTTTCAGCTTCAGGAGGTGTTTCTTCTGCAGGCGCGGCCAAGTCGGCCTCTTGGCCGTCTTGTTCCTCTGCTACGAAGTCCTTCTCGTCCTCAACCATGCAAACTCACCAACTATTCTATCGCCCCAGCAACACAACAAACAGACGTTCAAACAAGAAGTCCAGGCTGCCCAAAATGGCGCCTGCCACCAGCATGACTATCAACACCACAATGGTCAGGTGAACGGCCTGCTCACGCGTCGGCCACGAGACCCGGCGAAGTTCGGTCACCGTCTCACGCGCCCAGCGCTGCAGGGCATTGGGTTCTCGCTTTACTGATTTGAGGCTCATATGCACACCTTATTCTGTGGGCAAAGCCGCTGTACAGCGGCTTTGCTTCAGTTTCTGTTTGATTGTCGGCAATTTAGGCAGGCGAGGCAGGAATCGAACCCGCAACCCCCGGTTTTGGAGACCGGTGCTCTGCCAATTGAGCTACTCGCCTATGTATTGCCAACCACTGGGACGCAGGGTTACTTCGTCTCGCGGTGCAACCGGTGAACACGGCAGCGCGGGCAGAACTTCTTCATTTCCAAGCGGTTCTGGTCGTTGCGCCGGCTTTTCTCGGAAGTGTAGTTGCGCTCATGGCACTCCGTACACTCCAAAGTGATCACCACTCGTATACCTTTTTTTCCAGCCATCTCTACGTCCTAGCTTACTGCCTGGTCTTAGTCCAGGATCTCGGTGATGACACCGGCGCCGACGGTCAGGCCGCCTTCGCGAATGGCGAACTTCGAGCCCTGCTCCAGCGCCACCGGCGTCCCCAACTCCACATCCAGGTTCACGTTGTCCCCAGGCATCACCATCTCCACCCCAGCAGGCAGGGTGATCTCGCCCGTCACGTCCAACGTCCGAATGTAGAACTGCGGCTTGTACCCACTGAAGAAGGCTTTGTGCCGCCCACCCTCTTCCTTCTTCAACACATACACTTCGCTCTTGAACTTGCGGTGCGGTTTGATGCTGCCAGGCTTGGCCAACACCATGCCGCGCTCCACCTGCTCACGGTCCACACCACGCAGCAACAGACCCGCATTGTCGCCTGCCAGTCCCTCTTCCAGCTGCTTGTGGAACATCTCAATGCCCGTCACCACCGTGCTGCCCGCTTCATCCCGCAGGCCCACAATGTCCACCGTGTCGTTCAGCTTGACCTTGCCGCGGTCAATGCGGCCAGTCACCACCGTGCCGCGACCTTTGATCGAGAACACGTCCTCCACAGACATCATGAACGGCTTGTCCACTTCACGCGTCGGCTCCGGAATGTACTCGTCCACCACCCGCAGCAGTTCCACGATCGGCGCATACTCTGGCGCATTGATGTCCGTGGAGGTGCTCTCCAAGGCCTTCAAGCCCGACCCGCGCACGATGGGGGTCTCATTGCCCGGGAAGCCATATTCATTCAGCAGCTCACGCAGCTCCAGCTCCACCAGCTCCAACAGTTCCGGGTCGTCCATCATGTCGGTCTTGTTCAGGAAGATGACGATGCTCGGCACTTCCACCTGGCGCGCCAGCAGCACGTGCTCACGCGTCTGCGGCATCGGCCCGTCCGGGGCCGCCACCACCAAGATGGCGCCGTCCACCTGCGCCGCTCCCGTGATCATGTTCTTGATGTAGTCCCGGTGGCCCGGCATGTCCACGTGCGCATAGTGGCGCTTCTCGGTCTCATACTCCACATGCGTGATGCTGATCGTGATGCCGCGCTCGCGCTCTTCCGGCGCATTGTCGATCTGGTCATAGGCTTTGAACTCGCCTTTGCCCATCAACGCCGCTACCTTCGTGATCGCGGCCGTCAACGTGGTCTTGCCATGGTCAATGTGCCCCATGGTCCCCACATTCAAATGCGGCTTACTCCGATCAAATTTTTCCTTCGACATAATTGCCTTCTCCTTCAAATTTTGCGTAATTCGTTTTTCTGGCTACAGAGCCCTCAATGGGATTTGAACCCATGACCTCATTCTTACCAAGAATGCGCTCTACCCCTGAGCTATGAGGGCTAACAATTGCTTGCGGCAATTGTTTTGCCTTGCGTGTTCCAGCGGCCGCTTCGCGGCTCACACGGTTGTTCGCGCCGCCTTCTCAGGCAGGCTTGTGGGCAGGGAGGGATTCGAACCCCCGAAGGCGATGCCATCTGATTTACAGTCAGACCCCGTTGTCCACTTGGGTACCTGCCCCAGCCGCAACGCGGTTGGCCGCGTGCGGAAGCCGACGATGGGAATCGAACCCATAACCTACCGCTTACAAGGCGGTTGCTCTGCCGTTGAGCTACGTCGGCGTATTCACATGTTAAAGAAGCCCGCACAAGGCGCGCCGCATTATACCAAGCCAGCCTTAGGCTTTCAAGGCAACTGGGCGAAGGCGAAGTGTATCCGCGGACAGGTAGGGAGTCAATAGACTCAGGAAAAGTTACGCGCTTGCCAAGCCATATATAGTGCCACAGAGCCGGCCACAGCCGCATTTAGCGACTCGATTTGGCCTTTCATCGGCAGGCTCAGCAAGCCATCACAGGATTCACGCACCAGGCGGCGCAAGCCCTCACCCTCACTGCCCACCACCAGGGCAATGGCGCCATCCAAACGCAGCCGGCCGAGCGGTTGGGCGCCGGGGCCGCCCTCCAGACCGATGACCCACACGTTCTCGCGTTTAAGTTCCTCGATCACCTGGGCCAGGTTGGCCTGCACCACCAGCAAGTGCTCGCTGGCGCCCGAGGAAGAGTTGACCACGGCCGGGGTGATGCTGGCGGTGCGCCGCTGCGGCAGCACGACTCCATGCACTCCGACCGCCTCTGCAGAGCGCAGCAACGTACCCAGGTTTTGCGGGTCTTGCAAAGAATCAAGGATCAAAAAGAAAGGGGGCTCGCCGGAAGATTTGGCCTTGGCCAGCAGCTCCCCCAAATGACTGTAGCGGAATTCATCAGCTTGCAGTGCCAGGCCCTGATGGTTGTCACCCAAGCCGTCCAGCTCATTGCGGCGCACTTGCTCGACGGGCACTTTGAGCTTTTGGGCCAGGTCTAGCGCGGCCTGCAAGACTGCACTGGTCTGTAAGCCTTGGGCCAGCTTCAAGCGATGGACTTTGCGACGGCCGGCCCGCAGGGTTTCATAGACTGCATGACGGCCATAGATCCATTCTTTCAAGTTTAGCCCCAGCGCCAGGAACTGCCGCCGGCGCTGTCTTCGACCAGGATGCCTTGCTCAGCCAGGCGGTCGCGGATCTTGTCCGAAAGCGCCCACAGCTTTTGGGCGCGGATCGCCTTGCGCAGCTCCAGCAATGTATCCATCAGAGCTGCACCGTTCTCTGCCGAGCGGGCGGCCTCCAGTAGGTCTGCCTGGCCCTCCAGCTCGGCAGCGATCTCATCGATCAGGCCATGCAGTGGGGCGACATCCGGCTGGCGCTCTACCGCTTTGAGACGCAGGCCCAGCACGCCGGAGAGCTCCAGGAGGACGTTCTGGGCTGCGGCCAGCTGGGCATCCGTAGCGCCGGCATCCCGCGCCTGGTTGATCTGGCGCACCAGCTCAAACATGACCGCCAAAGCCGCCGCGCTATTGAAGTCGTCATCCATCGCCTCAACGAAGGCCGGCGGAGCGGCTTCAGCACGGGCGTTCAGCGCCTCTATCGCCTCGGGGCTGGCGCCGCTGACACCCGGCAGGGCCGGACGCAGGCCGCTGCGCAAGCGGTCCAGGCCGCGCTCGGCTTGCTCCACGATCTCGGTGCTGTAAGTCAGCGGGTGGCGATAGCTGGTGTTCAGCACCATCATGCGCAGCGCATCCGCCGAGTGTGCATCCAAAAATTGCTGAATAGTGATCAGGTTGCCCAGCGACTTGGACATCTTCTCGCCCGAGAGCTGCATCATCCCATTGTGCATCCACACCTGGGCAAATGGCTTGCCGCTCAGGCTCTCGCTCTGGGCAATTTCGTTCTCATGATGGGGGAAGATCAGGTCATTGCCGCCGCCATGAATATCGATCTGCTCGCCCAAATGATGGAAGACCATGGCGGAGCACTCGATGTGCCAGCCGGGGCGGCCCGGCCCCCAGGGGCTGTCCCAGGCGGGTTCGCCCGGCTTGGCCGTCTTCCACACAGCGAAGTCCATGGGGTGTTCTTTGCGCTCATCGACATCGATGCGCGCTCCGGCGTTCATGTCCTCCAACCGGCGGCCGGAGAGCTTGCCATAATCCTCGTCTCGTTCAACCCGGTAGTAGACATCGCCGCCGGCCTCATAGGCCGCGCCCCCCGCCACCATGCCAGAAACCATATCGATGATGTAATCGATCTCCTGTGTGGCGCGCGGGTAGATCGTGGCAGGCAAGACATTCAATTCTCTGAGGTGCTTGGCGTATTCCTCAATGTAGCGTTCGGCCACGCTCAGCGAATCGCTGCCCTCGCTGTTGGCCTTTTGGATGATCTTGTCATCCACATCCGTGTAGTTCATGGCGTGCCGCACCTTATAACCGCGGTATTCCAAATAGCGCCGCACGACGTCAAAGATCAAAGATGACATGGCGTGCCCGATGTGCGCCGATGCGTACACGGTGGGGCCGCAGACATACATGGAGACTTCCCCAGGCACCAGCGGCTTGAATTCGTCGGTGCTGCGGGTGAGGGTGTTGTAGATACGCAATGCCATTGAGCTGCCTAACGTTTGCGTCCGCCGTTGCGGGTCGGACGTGGGGAATTTTTGGGTTTTTCTTCGGGCTTGGCAAAGACCATGCGCCCGGCTGCCGTCTGCAGCACCTTGGTCACCGAAGTGCGCACTTCTGCCCCCATAAAGTCCACCCCATCTTGCACCACGACCATGGTGCCGTCTTCGAGGTAACCGACGCCCTGGCGGTGCTCCCGCCCTTCCTGGATCACGCGCACGGTGAGTTCCTCGCCCGGCAAAAAGACCGATTTGACCGCGTTGGCCAGGTCATTGATGTTCAAGATCAGCACACCTTGCAGGTCGGCCACGCGGTTCAGGTTGAAATCGTTGGTCAGGATCGGCGCATGCATTTGGCGGGCCAGAACCACCAGCTTGTCATCCACCTCACGCATGCCTTCCACATCAATATCGCTGATCTGCACAGTGATATGCGGGTCCTTTTGCAGGGCCGCCAGCACTTCCAGGCCGCGACGGCCGCGCTGGCGGCGCAGCTTATCGGACGAATCGGCGATGTGCTGCAGTTCGTTCAGAACAAAACGCGGGATGAGCAAGGTGCCTGAAAGGAAGCCGGTACGCGCAATATCGGTGATGCGGCCATCAATGATCACGCTGGTGTCAGTCAGGATGGTGCGGCCGGCCGCCGGGGTGGCCTTGCTGCGGCCTTCGGCTGCGGCGCGGTTGCCGAAATTGCTGAAGATCGAAAATATCTCACCCTGGCGGTTGACGCTGGTCACCACACCCAGGTAGCTGAGAGCCACGGCAACCACGATCGGCAAAATTTGGCTGAGGGGCTGGGGCAGCAGGGACAGCGGCACAGCCAGCAAGCCCGAGACGATCAAGCCCAAGATCAGGCCCAGCAACCCGGCCATCAGCGAGCGCAGGGAAAGCTGGGAAAGAAACGTATAGGTGGCGCGCAGCGGGCGTAAAGCCAACCAGGGGGTCAGCAGCAGACCCACCAGGGCGCCCAGGGCGCTACCGGCTTGTGACCAAAGGGTGATGTCTTGTGAACCGACCAATGGGGCCAGGGCGCCCCCCAGATACCAGCCGGCAATGCCGAAAACCAGCATGCCGACCAAGCGCGAGAAAAACGCAATGCTCATTCATCTCCTAGTCTCTCACGCCCGCAATAGCGAAAAGCGCAGTCCCCTGCGCCAACCCTGTGTCTTTTAGATCATGAACCAGTTTGCTGGCAATGTCACTTCGCCAAAATAAGTCCGTGCTAACCCAAGGGTTAAGCGTGAGTCAAATAAGTGCAATAAACTGCAAGAACTGCGGCTATCTTAGCATGTGGGCCAAGCAGCGTCAATCAAAAGCGGATTTTAAATATGGTTAAAACAAACATCTGGTACGATTCATCAATCCATGAACGCTTCAAGCCACATTATTGAGGTAAACCAGGCTGATTTTCACACCGAAGTGCTGCTGCATTCCAGCCAGCGCCCAGTAGTGGTGGATTTTTGGGCCGAGTGGTGCGCGCCGTGCAAAGTGATCGCCCCCATTTTGGAAAAGCTGGCCCACGAGGAAGGCGGCGCCTTTCGCCTGGCCAAGGTAGATGTAGATGCCAACCCGGGGCTGGCCGAGCAATTTGGCGTGCGCGGCATCCCCGCCATCAAGGCTTTCCGCAATGGTCAGGTCGTGGCCGAATTCAGCGGTGTGCGTTCCGAAACAGAAATCCGCCAGTTTCTGAAAGCGCTACAGCCGCCCCTGGGTGACATGGCCACTGGCAAAGCTGATGCGCTGCTGGCAGAAGAAGCCTGGGAAGAAGCAGAAGATCTCTACCGCCAGGCACTGGATGACAACCCAGACCATCCGGCAGCCTTACTGGGCCTGGCGCGCAGCCTGCTGGCCCAGGGTCTGGCCGCCGCGGCACTGCCCATCCTGCGCGAGTTCCCAGTAAGCAAGCTCTACGCCACTGCAGAGCAGCTTATCCCGCTGGCGGAAACAATGGCCGCCGCAAACGACAGCCCGCCCGATGAGGCGGAGGAGCTGGACGCCCTGGCGGCCAACGCTATGCGCCTGGCCGGGCGCGGCCAATTGCTGGCGGCGATGGATGGCCTGCTGGACGTGCTGCGCGAGAACAAGCAGCACGCCGCCGGCCGCACCCGGCAAGTCTTCCTGGGCTGCCTGGCCGTGCTGGGCGATGAGAACCCGAACACGCGTGCCTACCGCGCTGACCTGGCGGCCCTGCTCTTCTAAAGAGACGACATGAGTGAACCCACCGAAGCCTTTGAGCCACAAGAAATGCTTACCCCGCACATAGCGCGGGTATTCGACATCCAACAGATCATCCCCGGGGGCGGCCGCTTCCCCTTCATCACCAAGTATGTGGGCCGCCTGACCCAGGATTCGGAAACAGCCTATGCCGCACTGAGCCACAGCTTGGACAAGATGGGCATCACCCCGCTCTTTTTGGAGGAGAAGGGTCAGCACATCATCCAGCTGATGCCCTCACCTCCCAAGCCGAAAGGTTCCAATCCGCTGGTCAATTTGGTCATGTTCATCCTGACTGTGGTCAGCATGCTGATGGCCGGCACCCTGTACAGCTATGACGGGCCGGCTGTGGAAGACAGCATGCTGCTGATCCAGCAAGTATTCGCCCGCTTGGGCGATGGTGTGCCCTTCGCCGCCAGCTTATTGGCGATCTTGCTGGCGCATGAATTTGGCCATTACCTGGCGGCGCGTTACCACAAGACCGCAGTGACCCTGCCCTATTTTCTGCCTTTCCCGCTCAGCATATTTGGCACATTGGGGGCGTTCATTCAGCTCAAGGAGCCGCCGCGCAACAAGCGCGTGCTGCTGGATATTGGCCTGGCAGGGCCGCTGGCTGGGCTGCTGGTGGCCATCCCTGTGTTGCTGTTGGGCCTGTCGCTCTCAGAGATCACGCAGCTGCCCAACTTTGTGCGCGCCGGCGATGCTTACAGTTTGGAGGGCAATTCCATCCTCTATCTGCTGGCCAAGTACGCCGTGCATGGCCAGTGGCTTCCCCAGCCCGCCAGCTATGAGTTGTCCCCTCTGCTGCATTGGGTGCGCTTCCTGTTCACCGGCCAGCCCATCCCACTGGGCGGCGCGGATGTCTTTTTGCATCCCATCGCCTGGGCAGGCTGGGCGGGTCTCTTGGTGACGGCCCTCAATCTCATTCCGGCGGGCCAACTGGACGGCGGGCACCTGCTCTACAGCTTGCTGGGGAAATTGAGCAGCTTTGCGCTGCCCGTCAT encodes:
- the rplA gene encoding 50S ribosomal protein L1, whose amino-acid sequence is MAKRGKKYKEAASKVEHGRQYSPQEALSLVRETSYTKFDASVEVHIRLGVDPRHADQQVRDVVVLPHGLGKDVRVLVFAQGDAARAAREAGADGVADDDATLKKIGDGWLDFDVAIATPDMMGAVGRIGRVLGPRGLMPNPKGGTVVNEKDLVRAIEQAKAGRVEFRLDKTGNVHVAIGKVSFEPEKLQENFSTLLDAIIKAKPASSKGAYIRSLTLCATMGPAISVDPLQAQNIGAAA
- the rplK gene encoding 50S ribosomal protein L11, whose product is MAKKLKAVVTVRIEAGKASPAPPIGPALAGHGINLMGFCKEYNARTANRMGDVIPAQVTIYTDGSFTFILKTPPASVLLAKAAGAAKGSGEPNRQKVGEVTRAQVREIAEVKMVDLNANDIEAAMKQIEGTARNMGITVRD
- the nusG gene encoding transcription termination/antitermination protein NusG, with amino-acid sequence MGEVSAQEPAAEDEDAPAATAPAADAEGDDRAWYVVHCYSGYENKVRHNLEQRIESMGMKDMIFDVVVPTEEEIEVKEGKRRTVERRVFPGYILVNMVMTEESWYVVRNTPGVTSFVGQGNTPLPLRPEEVAQIVKRMEAEAPRIKVTFRQGERVRIVDGPFNDFRGTVSEIDMERAKVRVMVNFFGRETPVELDFLQVEKA
- the secE gene encoding preprotein translocase subunit SecE produces the protein MSLKSVKREPNALQRWARETVTELRRVSWPTREQAVHLTIVVLIVMLVAGAILGSLDFLFERLFVVLLGR
- the rpmG gene encoding 50S ribosomal protein L33 is translated as MAGKKGIRVVITLECTECHERNYTSEKSRRNDQNRLEMKKFCPRCRVHRLHRETK
- the tuf gene encoding elongation factor Tu; the encoded protein is MSKEKFDRSKPHLNVGTMGHIDHGKTTLTAAITKVAALMGKGEFKAYDQIDNAPEERERGITISITHVEYETEKRHYAHVDMPGHRDYIKNMITGAAQVDGAILVVAAPDGPMPQTREHVLLARQVEVPSIVIFLNKTDMMDDPELLELVELELRELLNEYGFPGNETPIVRGSGLKALESTSTDINAPEYAPIVELLRVVDEYIPEPTREVDKPFMMSVEDVFSIKGRGTVVTGRIDRGKVKLNDTVDIVGLRDEAGSTVVTGIEMFHKQLEEGLAGDNAGLLLRGVDREQVERGMVLAKPGSIKPHRKFKSEVYVLKKEEGGRHKAFFSGYKPQFYIRTLDVTGEITLPAGVEMVMPGDNVNLDVELGTPVALEQGSKFAIREGGLTVGAGVITEILD
- the rlmB gene encoding 23S rRNA (guanosine(2251)-2'-O)-methyltransferase RlmB, encoding MKEWIYGRHAVYETLRAGRRKVHRLKLAQGLQTSAVLQAALDLAQKLKVPVEQVRRNELDGLGDNHQGLALQADEFRYSHLGELLAKAKSSGEPPFFLILDSLQDPQNLGTLLRSAEAVGVHGVVLPQRRTASITPAVVNSSSGASEHLLVVQANLAQVIEELKRENVWVIGLEGGPGAQPLGRLRLDGAIALVVGSEGEGLRRLVRESCDGLLSLPMKGQIESLNAAVAGSVALYMAWQARNFS
- the cysS gene encoding cysteine--tRNA ligase produces the protein MALRIYNTLTRSTDEFKPLVPGEVSMYVCGPTVYASAHIGHAMSSLIFDVVRRYLEYRGYKVRHAMNYTDVDDKIIQKANSEGSDSLSVAERYIEEYAKHLRELNVLPATIYPRATQEIDYIIDMVSGMVAGGAAYEAGGDVYYRVERDEDYGKLSGRRLEDMNAGARIDVDERKEHPMDFAVWKTAKPGEPAWDSPWGPGRPGWHIECSAMVFHHLGEQIDIHGGGNDLIFPHHENEIAQSESLSGKPFAQVWMHNGMMQLSGEKMSKSLGNLITIQQFLDAHSADALRMMVLNTSYRHPLTYSTEIVEQAERGLDRLRSGLRPALPGVSGASPEAIEALNARAEAAPPAFVEAMDDDFNSAAALAVMFELVRQINQARDAGATDAQLAAAQNVLLELSGVLGLRLKAVERQPDVAPLHGLIDEIAAELEGQADLLEAARSAENGAALMDTLLELRKAIRAQKLWALSDKIRDRLAEQGILVEDSAGGSSWRWG
- a CDS encoding PIN domain nuclease, producing MSIAFFSRLVGMLVFGIAGWYLGGALAPLVGSQDITLWSQAGSALGALVGLLLTPWLALRPLRATYTFLSQLSLRSLMAGLLGLILGLIVSGLLAVPLSLLPQPLSQILPIVVAVALSYLGVVTSVNRQGEIFSIFSNFGNRAAAEGRSKATPAAGRTILTDTSVIIDGRITDIARTGFLSGTLLIPRFVLNELQHIADSSDKLRRQRGRRGLEVLAALQKDPHITVQISDIDVEGMREVDDKLVVLARQMHAPILTNDFNLNRVADLQGVLILNINDLANAVKSVFLPGEELTVRVIQEGREHRQGVGYLEDGTMVVVQDGVDFMGAEVRTSVTKVLQTAAGRMVFAKPEEKPKNSPRPTRNGGRKR
- the trxA gene encoding thioredoxin; translation: MNASSHIIEVNQADFHTEVLLHSSQRPVVVDFWAEWCAPCKVIAPILEKLAHEEGGAFRLAKVDVDANPGLAEQFGVRGIPAIKAFRNGQVVAEFSGVRSETEIRQFLKALQPPLGDMATGKADALLAEEAWEEAEDLYRQALDDNPDHPAALLGLARSLLAQGLAAAALPILREFPVSKLYATAEQLIPLAETMAAANDSPPDEAEELDALAANAMRLAGRGQLLAAMDGLLDVLRENKQHAAGRTRQVFLGCLAVLGDENPNTRAYRADLAALLF
- a CDS encoding site-2 protease family protein is translated as MSEPTEAFEPQEMLTPHIARVFDIQQIIPGGGRFPFITKYVGRLTQDSETAYAALSHSLDKMGITPLFLEEKGQHIIQLMPSPPKPKGSNPLVNLVMFILTVVSMLMAGTLYSYDGPAVEDSMLLIQQVFARLGDGVPFAASLLAILLAHEFGHYLAARYHKTAVTLPYFLPFPLSIFGTLGAFIQLKEPPRNKRVLLDIGLAGPLAGLLVAIPVLLLGLSLSEITQLPNFVRAGDAYSLEGNSILYLLAKYAVHGQWLPQPASYELSPLLHWVRFLFTGQPIPLGGADVFLHPIAWAGWAGLLVTALNLIPAGQLDGGHLLYSLLGKLSSFALPVILGVLAVLGFFWSGWWLWVFLILMMGGRHAQPLDQITQLDRPRILLAIFGLIIFLLVFIPVPLQIIEGPFGG